Sequence from the Thermocoleostomius sinensis A174 genome:
TGGTGGTCGCTCTGATCCGGGCTGATTCGGGCGATCGCCTGCTGGACTATTTCAAGCCTGGTGCTTAATGAACACTTAAGTTAGCCTGGACTTCTCCTGGTTGTTTGCAATTCTGTTTGCAATCTGTTTGCGCCATTCCTCGGCTGCCAGCAAAACAATCGGACAGAGAATCAGCGAGGCCCACTGCCAGCCTGCCAGGGGAGCCAGCATAAAGATCTGATTCAACGGGTAGACATAGACCAACAATAAGACAAACAGGATTTCGAGTGCAATTCCTATCCAAATCCAGGGATTGCTGAACCAGCCGAGTCGTAAGCTAGAAACACGTTCAGATCGACAGGCAAACACATTGCCAATTTGACAGGCCACGATCGCAGCTAGGGTTGCCGTAGTGGCTTGATGATAAATTCTCGTCACGTTGGGATCAGCCGTGTGGCTAATCAACGAGAATGATATTTGCTGGATATCAGCGAGGGTATATCCGTGACTCCACCAGACGATAAAAAAGGCGGCCATTCCTGCGATCGCTTCTATCACACCCAGAAATAAATAAGCTCGTACCAGCAGGCTGCGATCGAGCAGGGGTTTGTGTTTGGGGCGAGGGGGCTGCTGCATGATTCCGGTTTCTGGTGCTTCGGCTCCCAAAGCCAGGGCTGGAACCAGATCAGTACCCAGATCAATCGCCAGAATTTGCAAAACGATCAGCGCTGGGGGAATTCGCAAAAACACCATCGCCAGAAATGGCACAATCTCTGGAATATTGGATGCCAGAATATAGGTCATAAATTTGCGAATATTCTGATAGATGGCGCGTCCCTGTTCGATCGCCGTCACAATGGTGGCAAAGTTGTCATCCAATAAAACGATATCAGCTGCTTCCCGGGCCACATCGGTGCCATTCAAACCCATAGCAATTCCGATATTGGCTGCTCTGAGGGCGGGTGCATCATTAACTCCATCTCCTGTTACAGCCACCACATGACCTGAATCTTTATAGGCTTGTACTAACCGTAATTTCTGTTCTGGTAGGGCACGGGCAAAAATTAAATTTTGGGGTTGGTGCAGAAGTTGTCGCAATTCGGCATCCGACAGGTGCCCCATGGTTTCACCGGTAATGACGGTCGCTTTGCCATCTACGAGGCCAATTTGCCGTGCGATCGCTTCAGCAGTCAGTCCATAGTCTCCTGTCACCATGGTGACGGTAATCCGCGCGTCTAAACAACGGGCGATCGCGGCTTTCACCTTTGGACGGGGCGGATCGATCATGGCAGCTAGTCCCAAAAAGGTAAGATTCTGTTCCAGATCGGAGGCAGCCGCTGTCAACAGTTCTGTTTCTCCTGAACGAACCGCCACTCCAATCACCCGAAATCCCTCGCGCGCTAGGCGATCGTTTGCCTCAGCAATTTCTGCCCGTTTTGCCTCAGTCAGTGCAACCACTCCCTGCTCATCCAGGTAATTTTGACAGCGCCGCAGCACCTCCAGGGGTGCCCCCTTGGTGAAGCTGAGATAGGGAGTTTGCGACTGCCAGAGTTCAAATAGTTGCCAATCGACCACCACCGTCATCATCCGTCGTCGCGAGTCGAAGGGAAGCTCTCGCAGCCGGGGCGATCGCTGGTGCAATTCCTCCAGATTCAATCCACTTTTGATCGCAGCCACCAACAGAGCCGCTTCGGTGGGATCGCCAATTTCCTGCCATTGGCTGGAACCGGGTGGATGCAGCAAATGGGCATTAGAACAGAGGGCTGAGCCTGCCATCAGGTAGCGGACATAGGAGTTTAGTGCTGGAAAGGCATCCGTGGGCAGTTGCACCGTACCATCAGGAACATAACCAACACCCTTCACTGCAATGTCTCTTCCTGCCATCCACAAGCGGCGAACGGTCATTTCATTTTTGGTCAGCGTACCCGT
This genomic interval carries:
- a CDS encoding cation-translocating P-type ATPase; its protein translation is MSQHRPIWSLTAAEVLKVLDTHQQGLSEAEVVLRLQRDGYNELPEPPRRPIILRFLDQLTHFMALLLWVAGILAFISHTPELGWAIWAVIWINAVFSFWQEFQAERALAELKKVLPLQAKVYRDGRLVTLPVRELVVGDVVQLEEGDRISTDARLVEAESLYVDVSILTGESLLIARHADPVEMSANQHPTSRLRPTEAGNLVFAGSTVVSGRGLGVVYATGSRTEFGHVAQLTTRVVREPSTLELQISRIVRVITVLAIGMGISVFLLSYWLIGMEARESFIFSIGIIVANVPEGLLPTVTLALAVGVRRMARQNALVRRLSSVETLSATTVICTDKTGTLTKNEMTVRRLWMAGRDIAVKGVGYVPDGTVQLPTDAFPALNSYVRYLMAGSALCSNAHLLHPPGSSQWQEIGDPTEAALLVAAIKSGLNLEELHQRSPRLRELPFDSRRRMMTVVVDWQLFELWQSQTPYLSFTKGAPLEVLRRCQNYLDEQGVVALTEAKRAEIAEANDRLAREGFRVIGVAVRSGETELLTAAASDLEQNLTFLGLAAMIDPPRPKVKAAIARCLDARITVTMVTGDYGLTAEAIARQIGLVDGKATVITGETMGHLSDAELRQLLHQPQNLIFARALPEQKLRLVQAYKDSGHVVAVTGDGVNDAPALRAANIGIAMGLNGTDVAREAADIVLLDDNFATIVTAIEQGRAIYQNIRKFMTYILASNIPEIVPFLAMVFLRIPPALIVLQILAIDLGTDLVPALALGAEAPETGIMQQPPRPKHKPLLDRSLLVRAYLFLGVIEAIAGMAAFFIVWWSHGYTLADIQQISFSLISHTADPNVTRIYHQATTATLAAIVACQIGNVFACRSERVSSLRLGWFSNPWIWIGIALEILFVLLLVYVYPLNQIFMLAPLAGWQWASLILCPIVLLAAEEWRKQIANRIANNQEKSRLT